From Streptomyces durmitorensis, a single genomic window includes:
- a CDS encoding SGNH/GDSL hydrolase family protein, with protein sequence MRRLRNSIVRRVKRPLLRLYSEAVLSAPVRPDRADIPQCSGRYGPPSGEPLRLALLGDSLALSVGAGHPSRAVGGVMAAELAATADRPVDLAVLARFGTTATHLSQQVERLGRVDGAPGTAVVIVGGNDVLVPTRMTTSAGQLAQQLVRLRDMGWSVVLASCPQIRHQPSLRPWTRRFAGHRSRRLAMLQTREALRAGARVVSLYDSQLLVENEDTLLCTDSFHPSAQGYAVHLERLLPALLAASDIRPSSGAREVLLDEAIRAAVMVPGLHCAPGSRRGLAVVDLDRHPLPAGTNLNDCAS encoded by the coding sequence ATGAGGAGGTTGCGCAACAGCATCGTCCGGCGCGTGAAGAGGCCCTTGCTCCGGTTGTACTCCGAGGCAGTCCTCTCCGCTCCGGTCCGCCCCGACCGCGCTGACATCCCTCAGTGCTCAGGGCGCTACGGTCCGCCCTCAGGCGAGCCTCTGAGGCTGGCGCTCCTGGGTGACTCGCTCGCGCTCTCCGTCGGCGCGGGGCATCCCTCTCGCGCGGTGGGCGGTGTGATGGCTGCCGAACTCGCCGCCACGGCCGACCGACCCGTCGACCTGGCCGTGCTGGCCCGATTCGGCACCACCGCAACCCACTTGAGCCAACAGGTCGAGCGGCTCGGCCGCGTTGACGGGGCTCCCGGCACTGCCGTGGTGATCGTGGGGGGCAACGACGTGCTGGTCCCGACACGGATGACCACGTCGGCCGGGCAGCTGGCTCAGCAGTTGGTCAGGCTGCGGGACATGGGCTGGTCCGTCGTGCTGGCCAGCTGCCCGCAGATCCGTCATCAGCCGTCCCTGCGCCCTTGGACCCGTCGCTTCGCCGGGCACCGCAGCCGCAGGCTCGCCATGCTCCAGACCCGCGAGGCGCTGCGGGCCGGGGCACGGGTTGTGTCCCTGTACGACAGCCAGCTGCTCGTGGAGAACGAAGACACGTTGCTGTGCACGGATTCCTTCCACCCTTCCGCGCAGGGATATGCCGTTCATCTGGAGCGGCTACTGCCCGCGCTGTTGGCCGCATCCGACATTCGGCCTAGTTCCGGGGCCCGGGAAGTGCTCCTCGACGAGGCGATCCGGGCTGCGGTCATGGTGCCGGGACTGCACTGCGCGCCGGGCAGCAGGCGCGGTCTGGCCGTGGTGGATCTCGACCGTCATCCCCTGCCCGCAGGGACGAATCTGAATGACTGCGCGAGCTGA
- a CDS encoding MFS transporter, with protein MSAISTPHHRAVARPALTTVLACLGMFAAYVPIGSVSVSLSRIQQGLGASTSDLQWVSDAFILPMAALILTFGLIGDLYGRKKAYLAGMLLFAAGSVTSLTAHSVEQVWAGQAIAGAGAAALASSTLALISHAYPDFRARAKAIAAWAASLSIGMALGPLISGVILEHATWRWIFLPAAVITAVTGLVAVRMLEDSRSAHGRAIDVPGQIAAIVFIIGLIYGVIEGGGVHGWGQTKVVVAFAVAALGLIAFIVAELRSPSPMLSLKLFAVRPFTGAGVVNAIVMFGMIGSVFTLSLFFGSVQQLSVLDIAWRMLVFNGVSIVTGPLVGRLMGKVAPGVLLCVGLLGTGGAMLWLTGLQTDSGFGAMAGPLALFGLGMGFVMTPISAVAVGSVPHHLAGMAGAGNNTLRQLGGALGPAVLGAVLTSRLTSALPGHLADSGLPAADQQRVGEALAQGGVGAAGHLGLSPEATGPALGAIGASFTDAVHVCMTIGAVGMLVALIATATLIGFRRPQQAPSATAASAQETPQAGAPAEAQEAPSAQAQEAPAQAGPTLHGRIRTSADTSRSTVTLISLTGRQLGRTMARSDGGYELAAPGAGTYVLIAAADGHQPHAATVTIGGQPLAYDMLLSGPQGLSGGVSGADGLPVGAATVIVTDVRGEVRGTGQTGQDGEFAFEELPAGEFTVAVTAEGHRPAAVPATVSDGGTGRVEIALIPGARLQGAVRSADLRLVPDARVTLVDAAGNVAATATTGTDGAYAFTDLDAGEYSVIASGYPPVATPLRVTGPGTDALDIELSHPAH; from the coding sequence ATGTCCGCGATATCCACCCCCCACCACCGCGCCGTCGCGCGCCCGGCGCTGACCACCGTGCTGGCGTGTCTCGGTATGTTCGCCGCCTACGTGCCCATCGGCAGCGTCTCGGTGTCCCTGTCGCGTATCCAGCAAGGGCTCGGCGCCTCCACGTCCGACCTGCAGTGGGTCTCCGACGCGTTCATCCTGCCGATGGCCGCGCTGATCCTCACCTTCGGCCTGATCGGCGACCTGTACGGCCGCAAGAAGGCCTACCTCGCGGGCATGCTCCTGTTCGCCGCCGGTTCCGTGACGTCCCTGACCGCGCACAGCGTCGAGCAGGTCTGGGCCGGCCAGGCCATCGCCGGCGCGGGTGCCGCGGCTCTCGCCTCCTCCACCCTTGCCCTGATCAGCCACGCCTACCCGGACTTCCGGGCCCGCGCCAAGGCCATCGCCGCCTGGGCCGCGTCCCTGAGCATCGGCATGGCCCTGGGCCCACTGATCAGCGGCGTCATCCTGGAGCACGCCACCTGGCGCTGGATCTTCCTGCCGGCCGCCGTCATCACCGCCGTCACCGGCCTGGTGGCCGTGCGGATGCTGGAAGACTCCCGCTCCGCGCACGGCCGCGCCATCGACGTACCCGGCCAGATCGCCGCGATCGTCTTCATCATCGGCCTGATCTACGGCGTGATCGAGGGCGGCGGGGTCCACGGCTGGGGCCAGACCAAGGTCGTCGTCGCGTTCGCCGTCGCCGCGCTCGGCCTGATCGCCTTCATCGTCGCCGAACTGCGCTCCCCCTCGCCGATGCTCTCCCTGAAGCTGTTCGCAGTGCGTCCCTTCACCGGCGCCGGTGTCGTCAACGCCATCGTCATGTTCGGGATGATCGGCTCGGTCTTCACCCTCAGCCTCTTCTTCGGCAGCGTCCAGCAGCTCTCCGTCCTCGACATCGCCTGGCGGATGCTGGTCTTCAACGGCGTCTCCATCGTGACCGGACCGCTCGTCGGCCGTCTGATGGGCAAGGTCGCACCCGGCGTACTCCTGTGCGTCGGCCTGCTCGGCACCGGCGGCGCCATGCTGTGGCTGACCGGCCTGCAGACCGACTCCGGGTTCGGCGCGATGGCCGGCCCGCTCGCCCTGTTCGGCCTCGGCATGGGTTTCGTGATGACGCCGATCAGCGCGGTCGCCGTCGGCAGCGTCCCGCACCACCTGGCGGGTATGGCGGGCGCGGGCAACAACACCCTGCGCCAGCTCGGCGGCGCCCTCGGCCCCGCCGTCCTCGGCGCGGTTCTCACCAGCCGGCTCACCTCCGCCCTGCCCGGGCACCTCGCGGACTCCGGACTGCCCGCCGCCGACCAGCAGCGGGTGGGCGAGGCCCTCGCGCAGGGCGGTGTGGGTGCCGCGGGGCACCTCGGGCTGTCCCCCGAGGCAACCGGTCCCGCTCTCGGCGCGATCGGCGCGAGTTTCACCGACGCTGTCCACGTCTGCATGACCATCGGCGCGGTCGGCATGCTGGTGGCCCTGATCGCCACGGCCACCCTGATCGGCTTCCGCCGCCCTCAGCAGGCCCCGTCGGCGACTGCGGCCTCCGCCCAGGAAACGCCGCAGGCCGGCGCTCCGGCAGAGGCCCAGGAAGCGCCCTCTGCTCAGGCCCAGGAGGCGCCCGCCCAGGCCGGCCCCACCCTCCACGGACGCATCCGCACCTCCGCCGACACCTCCCGCTCCACAGTCACCCTGATCTCCCTGACGGGACGTCAACTGGGCCGGACCATGGCCCGCTCCGACGGAGGCTACGAGCTCGCCGCACCCGGCGCCGGTACCTACGTACTGATCGCCGCCGCCGACGGGCACCAGCCGCACGCGGCCACCGTCACCATCGGCGGCCAGCCGCTCGCGTACGACATGCTGCTCTCCGGCCCGCAGGGCCTGAGCGGGGGCGTCAGCGGCGCCGACGGGCTGCCGGTCGGCGCCGCCACGGTGATCGTGACCGATGTGCGCGGCGAGGTGCGCGGCACCGGACAGACCGGCCAGGATGGGGAGTTCGCCTTCGAGGAGCTGCCCGCCGGCGAGTTCACCGTCGCCGTGACAGCGGAGGGGCACCGGCCTGCCGCCGTTCCCGCCACGGTCAGCGACGGCGGAACCGGTCGAGTGGAGATCGCTCTCATCCCGGGCGCCCGGCTCCAGGGCGCGGTGCGCTCCGCCGATCTGCGTCTGGTGCCGGATGCCCGCGTCACGCTGGTCGACGCGGCGGGCAACGTCGCCGCGACGGCCACCACCGGCACGGACGGCGCCTACGCCTTCACGGACCTGGACGCAGGCGAGTACTCCGTCATCGCCAGCGGCTACCCGCCCGTCGCCACCCCGCTCCGCGTGACGGGCCCCGGCACCGACGCCCTCGACATCGAGCTGTCCCACCCGGCGCACTGA
- a CDS encoding MarR family winged helix-turn-helix transcriptional regulator: MPSRPAEGTASDKPWNQTFSHSMWRANNSVHRALNEQLRSLNVTMTQLGIVMTLDQHGPLSGADLARGQNITPQSVTTALAHLQQIGWIERHPHPVHKRVVLVEPTKAGLLGMAKGRQLVETVIEQLCEAVGGPKELERLTLGMRRIAVALDGPDSPVARMWPDPPKTD, from the coding sequence ATGCCGAGCCGCCCCGCGGAGGGGACCGCCTCCGACAAGCCTTGGAACCAGACGTTCAGCCACTCGATGTGGCGGGCGAACAACTCCGTACACCGCGCCCTCAACGAGCAACTGCGCTCCCTGAACGTCACGATGACACAGCTCGGCATCGTCATGACCCTCGACCAGCACGGGCCACTGTCCGGGGCGGACCTGGCCCGCGGCCAGAACATCACCCCACAGAGCGTGACCACGGCGCTGGCACACCTGCAGCAGATCGGATGGATCGAGCGACACCCGCACCCCGTACACAAACGAGTAGTACTGGTCGAGCCGACCAAGGCAGGGCTGCTGGGCATGGCCAAGGGGCGACAGCTCGTCGAAACGGTCATCGAGCAGCTCTGCGAAGCAGTCGGCGGGCCCAAGGAGCTGGAACGCCTCACGCTCGGCATGCGCCGCATCGCCGTAGCCCTCGACGGCCCCGACTCCCCCGTAGCCCGCATGTGGCCCGACCCACCCAAGACCGACTGA